The window GCCACCGACGTCCAGGCGATCCACGACGCGCTCGCGGCGGACGGGCACACGATCGTCGCGGCTCCCATCGACGGCCCCTTCGGCAGGACCTTCACGTTCGCCGATCCCGACGGCTACCACGTCACACTGCACGACCGCGCGTGAGTTCACGCCCCGCGCGGTGCGATTCGCCCGCCGGACTCAGCGCGCCGCGTTCAGCACGCGGTAGTCCAGGTGCGTGGCGAGCGGCGTGATCGTCGCGCCGGTGCGCTCGAGCGCGATCGCCGACGGGAGGGCGCCGAAGAGGCGGGTGCCGCCGCCGATGAGGAGCGGCATCACGTGGAGGTGCAGCTCGTCGACCAGCCCGAGCGGCAGCGCCTGCTGCATGACGGTCGCACCGAACAGGTGCACGTCCTTGTCACCGGCCTCCTGCTGCGCAAGGTCGATCGCGGCGGCCACGCCGTCCGCGACGGACGTGAAGACGGGAGGGTACGACCGCGTCGGCGGCTC is drawn from Leifsonia shinshuensis and contains these coding sequences:
- a CDS encoding dihydrofolate reductase family protein, producing MLQSAIEKAGAVVMGRRSFEKNEGDGGWGDGGPLGDIPCFVVTHEPPTRSYPPVFTSVADGVAAAIDLAQQEAGDKDVHLFGATVMQQALPLGLVDELHLHVMPLLIGGGTRLFGALPSAIALERTGATITPLATHLDYRVLNAAR